In one Magallana gigas chromosome 7, xbMagGiga1.1, whole genome shotgun sequence genomic region, the following are encoded:
- the LOC136269855 gene encoding heat shock 70 kDa protein 12A-like isoform X1: MAGGTSSLDGKLLVAAIDFGTAYSGYAFSFRSDYRLDPLKIEVNHWTGNGSQMMSPKAPSSVLLNPDKTFKSFGYMAEEEYSSLVENGQHQDWYFFTKIKMRLLYKENISRADTLEDECGKPMLGLTILSMIIRYLKDDLFKRLEQRGMPLRAQDILWVLTVPAIWSDAAKQFTKEATEEAGIKSDDIMLVYEPEAAALYCRFQKMQNISNAKDDSNLSKKKKMLVFDMGGGTTDISIIKIISEREIHIVERACGGAFGGVFINEEFIQWLEDVFGKDMIKEFKKKHRSDFMLLIENFETKKRLIKPDDDTPICFQIPLSLKASSEKVWGYSLEEHLDKMSKSSVQVKKRGKLFIKSSFILNNFFLPIAKDVFEELRKALSKHGDIDCVLAVGGLAQSPAVVSEIRKYVKDIPVYVPFDSSLAVVSGAVLYGHENNIIKARVCLYSYGIQTMRPFIKGDDENKKVDQEGETWCKHSFRALYKAGDLVKLGDVSSYNLVESFEDENRNHKRFKPIRCVLFTSKEKDVRYVTDEGCKEHGTIDIDVPEGGFPVHYECTVELEFAGTEIIARLKDENGTKTIRLEFMN; the protein is encoded by the exons ATGGCTGGCGGAACGAGCTCTTTGGACGGGAAGCTTCTTGTTGCTGCCATAGACTTTGGGACAGCATACAGTGGTTATGCCTTTTCTTTTCGAAGTGATTATCGACTTGATCCcttaaaaattgaagtaaaccACTGGACCGGAAATGGATCCCAAATGATGTCCCCAAAGGCTCCTTCATCTGTTCTCTTAAATCCTGACAAAACCTTCAAATCGTTTGGGTACATGGCAGAAGAAGAATATTCAAGTTTGGTCGAAAATGGACAGCACCAAGACTGGTACTTCTTTACAAAGATTAAAATGAGACTGCTTTATAAGGAG aaCATTTCTCGAGCAGACACTTTAGAAGATGAATGCGGTAAACCGATGTTGGGGCTAACCATTCTCAGTATGATAATCCGGTATCTTAAggatgatttatttaaaagattGGAACAAAGAGGAATGCCTTTAAGAGCTCAAGACATCCTATGGGTGCTAACGGTTCCAGCTATCTGGTCAGATGCTGCCAAACAGTTTACTAAAGAGGCAACAGAAGAG GCGGGAATAAAATCAGATGATATCATGCTGGTATATGAACCGGAGGCTGCAGCACTGTATTGCCgatttcaaaaaatgcaaaatatttccAATGCAAAAGACGACAGCAATCTATCGAAGAAGAAAAAGATGTTGGTGTTTGATATGGGAG GGGGAACAACAGACATCAGCATTATCAAGATCATAAGTGAGAGAGAAATTCACATCGTAGAAAGAGCTTGTGGAGGAGCGTTTGGTGGAGTCTTCATTAACGAAGAATTCATTCAGTGGCTGGAGGACGTGTTTGGAAAAGATATGATAAAGGAATTCAAAAAGAAGCATCGATCTGATTTTAtgttacttattgaaaactttgAAACCAAAAAACGTTTAATTAAACCTGATGATGATACTCCCATATGCTTCCAGATCCCCCTATCCCTTAAAGCTAGCTCAGAAAAGGTTTGGGGATACTCTTTGGAGGAACATCTTGATAAAATGAGTAAATCTAGTGTACAGGTTAAGAAACGTGGAAAACTGTTCATCAAGTCTTCATTTATactgaataatttttttcttcctattgCCAAAGATGTTTTTGAAGAACTACGGAAAGCTCTCTCAAAACATGGAGATATCGACTGTGTGTTGGCTGTAGGAGGTTTAGCTCAGTCTCCTGCCGTTGTCTCTGAGATCCGGAAATACGTCAAAGACATACCTGTGTACGTTCCGTTCGATTCGTCCTTAGCAGTGGTCAGTGGGGCGGTGCTGTATGGACATGAGAATAATATCATTAAGGCTAGAGTCTGTCTTTATTCTTATGGTATTCAAACGATGAGACCATTTATTAAAGGagatgatgaaaataaaaaggttGATCAAGAAGGAGAAACTTGGTGTAAACACAGTTTTAGAGCCCTTTACAAAGCTGGAGATCTCGTTAAACTAGGAGACGTGTCTTCATACAACTTGGTGGAGTCGTTTGAAGATGAAAACAGAAATCATAAGCGATTTAAACCAATACGGTGCGTTCTCTTTACATCAAAGGAGAAAGATGTAAGATACGTCACCGACGAAGGATGCAAGGAACACGGAACAATTGACATTGACGTCCCAGAAGGTGGATTTCCGGTTCATTACGAATGTACTGTTGAACTTGAGTTTGCTGGAACCGAAATTATCGCTCGTTTAAAAGACGAAAATGGTACTAAAACTATCAGGCTAGAATTTATGAACTAA
- the LOC105344160 gene encoding heat shock 70 kDa protein 12A isoform X1, which yields MAHEKQNPKKGGEQKREKIVVAAIDFGSTYSGYAFSFRDDFQTNPLKIHTNHWSSVQSGGISYKAPTTVLLKPDQTFHSFGYDAEDKYAELSEAEEHQEWYYFSRFKMKLMNALDISKDQAGSDCLFTKLERSMEIEDIDGKQMPYMAIIAHAIRYLKEHLLRQLNDKNILEAVTADGIFWVLTVPAIWTDSAKQFTREAAKEAGIHDDQLMLAYEPEAAALYCRLLPIDRFESGGEHQELVLKTFERGKKFMVIDLGGGTVDFSVQETTDVGKMKSIHDVCGGPWGGARVDEEFIEFLIKLVKENVFTEFKDECRSEYLELMRILEIKKKQIDYNSQNKIPVMMPTALFEILEEHTGCGISEIVVDSPFANSISSLQDKLSFDASLFRSFFESSIQDIKSHLKGILGDPVCQDLLGIVVVGGYADSRLVIDSLKDAFPGKRFVVPTEAGLAVAKGAVLFGHDPEIICSRVCRYTYGDDICIPFIEDKHKFSNLTLINKKRFCKNIFQKFFEKGEKVFLGEKRSFTSDYDFRDEGRAYQRQQPLTIKVYVSNRKTPEYIDDVGCKVLGEIIVKCNNKSKLWPETFSCEIQMEIAGTEIQVTATLSTKEKATAKFDFL from the exons ATGGCTCACGAAAAACAAAATCCTAAAAAAG GTGGCGAACAAAAGAGGGAGAAAATTGTTGTTGCCGCCATTGATTTTGGGTCGACCTACTCTGGGTACGCCTTTTCGTTTCGCGATGACTTCCAAACAAATCCTTTGAAGATCCACACCAACCACTGGTCATCTGTACAGTCTGGTGGAATATCATACAAAGCACCGacaactgttttgttaaaaCCTGACCAGACATTTCACAGCTTTGGTTACGACGCGGAAGATAAATACGCAGAGCTGTCTGAAGCAGAAGAACACCAAGAGTGGTACTACTTCAGTCGCTTCAAGATGAAACTGATGAATGCACtg GATATATCTAAAGATCAAGCAGGGAGTGATTGTTTATTTACTAAACTTGAGAGAAGTATGGAGATAGAAGACATAGATGGTAAACAGATGCCGTATATGGCTATCATAGCACACGCCATTCGATATCTCAAAGAACATTTACTGCGCCAATTAAACGACAAGAACATTCTAGAAGCAGTGACCGCTGACGGTATTTTTTGGGTATTGACAGTTCCCGCTATTTGGACTGACTCTGCAAAACAGTTTACAAGAGAAGCGGCAAAAGAG GCTGGAATTCACGATGATCAGCTAATGCTAGCATATGAACCGGAAGCTGCCGCCCTGTACTGCCGCCTACTTCCGATTGATAGATTTGAGAGTGGGGGAGAACATCAGGAGCTAGTGCTGAAGACGTTTGAACGAGGGAAGAAATTTATGGTCATCGACCTTGGGG GAGGAACCGTCGACTTCAGCGTACAGGAAACTACTGATGTAGGGAAAATGAAGTCAATTCATGACGTTTGCGGGGGACCGTGGGGTGGCGCTAGAGTTGATGAGGAATTTAttgaatttcttatcaaactTGTTAAAGAAAATGTGTTCACTGAGTTTAAGGATGAGTGTAGGTCTGAGTACTTGGAGCTGATGCGAATCctagaaatcaagaaaaagcaAATTGATTACAACTCTCAAAATAAGATTCCTGTAATGATGCCTACTGCTTTGTTTGAAATCTTAGAAGAACACACCGGATGCGGCATATCAGAGATCGTCGTCGATTCTCCCTTTGCAAACTCAATATCAAGCTTGCAGGATAAATTAAGCTTTGATGCAAGTTTGTTCAGATCTTTTTTTGAAAGTTCAATACAAGATATAAAATCTCATCTAAAAGGTATATTGGGAGACCCAGTCTGTCAAGATTTGCTGGGAATAGTGGTTGTTGGTGGTTATGCAGACAGTCGTCTTGTCATTGATAGCCTGAAAGATGCTTTCCCTGGAAAACGATTTGTCGTACCTACAGAAGCTGGTCTCGCTGTTGCTAAAGGCGCCGTTCTTTTTGGTCACGACCCAGAAATCATTTGCTCGCGTGTATGTCGCTATACATATGGGGATGACATATGCATCCCATTTATTGAGGATAAACACAAATTTAGTAATTTAACCTTGATAAACAAAAAGCGGTTttgcaaaaacatttttcagaagttttttgaaaagggtgaaaaagtttttcttggAGAAAAACGATCCTTTACTTCTGATTATGATTTCCGCGACGAAGGCAGAGCTTATCAGCGGCAACAACCTTTGACCATTAAAGTTTATGTCTCAAATCGGAAAACCCCTGAGTATATTGATGATGTCGGATGCAAGGTGTTGGGCGAAATTATTGTAAAGTGTAACAACAAATCAAAACTTTGGCCTGAAACTTTCTCATGTGAAATACAAATGGAAATCGCCGGAACCGAAATTCAAGTTACAGCAACTTTAAGTACTAAAGAGAAGGCAACCGCAAAGTTTGACTTTTTATGA
- the LOC136269855 gene encoding heat shock 70 kDa protein 12A-like isoform X2, whose translation MAGGTSSLDGKLLVAAIDFGTAYSGYAFSFRSDYRLDPLKIEVNHWTGNGSQMMSPKAPSSVLLNPDKTFKSFGYMAEEEYSSLVENGQHQDWYFFTKIKMRLLYKEAGIKSDDIMLVYEPEAAALYCRFQKMQNISNAKDDSNLSKKKKMLVFDMGGGTTDISIIKIISEREIHIVERACGGAFGGVFINEEFIQWLEDVFGKDMIKEFKKKHRSDFMLLIENFETKKRLIKPDDDTPICFQIPLSLKASSEKVWGYSLEEHLDKMSKSSVQVKKRGKLFIKSSFILNNFFLPIAKDVFEELRKALSKHGDIDCVLAVGGLAQSPAVVSEIRKYVKDIPVYVPFDSSLAVVSGAVLYGHENNIIKARVCLYSYGIQTMRPFIKGDDENKKVDQEGETWCKHSFRALYKAGDLVKLGDVSSYNLVESFEDENRNHKRFKPIRCVLFTSKEKDVRYVTDEGCKEHGTIDIDVPEGGFPVHYECTVELEFAGTEIIARLKDENGTKTIRLEFMN comes from the exons ATGGCTGGCGGAACGAGCTCTTTGGACGGGAAGCTTCTTGTTGCTGCCATAGACTTTGGGACAGCATACAGTGGTTATGCCTTTTCTTTTCGAAGTGATTATCGACTTGATCCcttaaaaattgaagtaaaccACTGGACCGGAAATGGATCCCAAATGATGTCCCCAAAGGCTCCTTCATCTGTTCTCTTAAATCCTGACAAAACCTTCAAATCGTTTGGGTACATGGCAGAAGAAGAATATTCAAGTTTGGTCGAAAATGGACAGCACCAAGACTGGTACTTCTTTACAAAGATTAAAATGAGACTGCTTTATAAGGAG GCGGGAATAAAATCAGATGATATCATGCTGGTATATGAACCGGAGGCTGCAGCACTGTATTGCCgatttcaaaaaatgcaaaatatttccAATGCAAAAGACGACAGCAATCTATCGAAGAAGAAAAAGATGTTGGTGTTTGATATGGGAG GGGGAACAACAGACATCAGCATTATCAAGATCATAAGTGAGAGAGAAATTCACATCGTAGAAAGAGCTTGTGGAGGAGCGTTTGGTGGAGTCTTCATTAACGAAGAATTCATTCAGTGGCTGGAGGACGTGTTTGGAAAAGATATGATAAAGGAATTCAAAAAGAAGCATCGATCTGATTTTAtgttacttattgaaaactttgAAACCAAAAAACGTTTAATTAAACCTGATGATGATACTCCCATATGCTTCCAGATCCCCCTATCCCTTAAAGCTAGCTCAGAAAAGGTTTGGGGATACTCTTTGGAGGAACATCTTGATAAAATGAGTAAATCTAGTGTACAGGTTAAGAAACGTGGAAAACTGTTCATCAAGTCTTCATTTATactgaataatttttttcttcctattgCCAAAGATGTTTTTGAAGAACTACGGAAAGCTCTCTCAAAACATGGAGATATCGACTGTGTGTTGGCTGTAGGAGGTTTAGCTCAGTCTCCTGCCGTTGTCTCTGAGATCCGGAAATACGTCAAAGACATACCTGTGTACGTTCCGTTCGATTCGTCCTTAGCAGTGGTCAGTGGGGCGGTGCTGTATGGACATGAGAATAATATCATTAAGGCTAGAGTCTGTCTTTATTCTTATGGTATTCAAACGATGAGACCATTTATTAAAGGagatgatgaaaataaaaaggttGATCAAGAAGGAGAAACTTGGTGTAAACACAGTTTTAGAGCCCTTTACAAAGCTGGAGATCTCGTTAAACTAGGAGACGTGTCTTCATACAACTTGGTGGAGTCGTTTGAAGATGAAAACAGAAATCATAAGCGATTTAAACCAATACGGTGCGTTCTCTTTACATCAAAGGAGAAAGATGTAAGATACGTCACCGACGAAGGATGCAAGGAACACGGAACAATTGACATTGACGTCCCAGAAGGTGGATTTCCGGTTCATTACGAATGTACTGTTGAACTTGAGTTTGCTGGAACCGAAATTATCGCTCGTTTAAAAGACGAAAATGGTACTAAAACTATCAGGCTAGAATTTATGAACTAA